The proteins below come from a single Dinghuibacter silviterrae genomic window:
- a CDS encoding DEAD/DEAH box helicase, which yields MALPYLTKYVYTNGTDEVIRRGKKIHAIGFVELVEHDELSGSVVFRVKDDAYSTFYKVYVQKYRDAKTMNLRCGCPYNLGDICRHESAALFQLQEMLDKNLLGDQEVIYNQRHTMVKMKFIDLKTIRLLTSPALFNQAEEIMRHNLANIISAKDERVEARLEDEGEVYPLVIQKNEERNFDTSCTCDEQTHSLCKHKTALLLQLLNAFGPHYFDTIRNWDKEKNKLLQAYGYSLSDDLKGKFEFTYNDGKPFLRVLDPTIKKINVAIAPVKPVKLVETVPEEVAAEVVEDVAGQRLGIVVNANASSYPGFSIDVVRGEADEAGEKFVDKVEKIDLGKFVNTEAFTEEDKLLIQLLRRFLPSELNKFLNRNSPFSGIWENIVHTEGDTLPEETKVLMLDYLFPKLKKLAQDQTNSPFVFYLPEKKAFKTENLRPVRFSPESLVPSFGIGHGDDGWKVRCHVRVEDEQLEVGENEWKNATLFLHDGVFYNWERQDDILLGEFYMEHGTKVIPNEQWPSLLQQYILPLTRQYKVTFAPGLVKEIKDVVPDIRVQLQEKGDYLVFNPIFSYKGFETKSGDKGTITTAQGDQILVVHRDLEAENAFIQRLSGLHSGFIRPDGSSHLVLKGSEVLKNNWFFLFIDAMKDMKIPVTGFEVLRNFRFNTARPSTHIHISSGVDWFDARVDIQFGDQHIGIAAVKQALASKQSFVQLPDGTLGILPEEWLKKYSLLFKVGENRNERLRLSKFHFSVIDELYENRDETELVIQLEEKYERLRAFRRIEEIPAPETLAGILRPYQVSGFQWLNYLQEVGWGGILADDMGLGKTVQALSYLSHFHATRGRLRAVVVCPTTLMYNWENEIRKFTPELTYLVHHGGARAKDSSVFEQYNIIITTYGTLRSDIKWLIGVGFDYAVLDESQAIKNPHSKVAKAACLLSARNRLCLSGTPLQNNTFDIYAQMNFLNPGMLGSVEFFRNEFATPIDKFGEQEQKDHLRRLLYPFLLRRTKEQVAKDLPEKTESILFCEMLDEQRHIYEAYRNDYRAKILGSIDAQGIDKSQLTILQGLMKLRQICDSPAILNEPEKYPNVSAKLEELAREISENISNHKALIFSQFLGMLALIKEKLRELEIPFEYFDGSTSAPDREKAIQRFQNDDTCRVFLISLKAGGVGLNLTAADYVYIVDPWWNPAVEQQAIDRTHRIGQTKAIFAYRMICKDSIEDKILQLQERKRLLAKDLISDDQGFVKSLSRADVEYLFS from the coding sequence ATGGCCCTCCCTTATCTGACTAAATATGTGTATACCAATGGGACGGATGAAGTAATTCGCCGGGGGAAAAAGATCCACGCCATTGGTTTTGTCGAGCTGGTCGAACACGATGAACTCTCCGGATCCGTCGTATTCCGTGTGAAGGATGACGCGTACAGTACCTTTTACAAGGTGTACGTTCAAAAATACCGGGATGCGAAGACCATGAACCTCCGTTGTGGCTGCCCCTATAACCTGGGGGACATCTGCCGCCACGAATCCGCCGCCCTTTTCCAGCTGCAGGAAATGTTGGATAAGAACCTCCTGGGGGACCAGGAGGTCATCTACAATCAGCGGCATACGATGGTGAAAATGAAGTTCATAGACCTCAAGACCATCCGTTTGCTGACGTCGCCCGCCCTGTTTAACCAGGCCGAGGAGATCATGAGGCACAACCTGGCGAACATCATTTCCGCGAAGGATGAAAGGGTGGAAGCCCGCCTGGAAGACGAGGGCGAGGTATATCCCCTGGTCATCCAAAAGAACGAAGAACGGAATTTCGATACCTCCTGCACCTGTGACGAGCAGACCCACTCCTTGTGCAAACACAAGACCGCTTTGCTGCTCCAGTTGCTAAATGCTTTTGGTCCCCACTATTTCGATACCATCCGGAACTGGGACAAGGAGAAAAACAAGCTCCTCCAGGCCTACGGATACAGCCTGAGCGACGACCTGAAGGGCAAGTTCGAGTTCACGTATAACGACGGCAAACCTTTCCTGAGGGTGCTCGACCCCACCATTAAAAAGATTAACGTGGCCATAGCGCCCGTCAAACCGGTAAAACTGGTGGAAACGGTACCGGAAGAAGTGGCCGCCGAAGTCGTTGAAGACGTCGCGGGTCAGCGCCTGGGAATTGTCGTCAACGCCAATGCGTCGTCCTATCCGGGTTTTTCGATTGACGTCGTCCGGGGGGAAGCCGACGAAGCCGGGGAGAAGTTTGTAGATAAGGTAGAAAAGATCGACCTGGGCAAGTTTGTCAATACCGAGGCGTTCACGGAGGAAGACAAATTGCTGATCCAGCTGCTGAGGCGTTTCCTGCCGTCGGAGCTGAACAAGTTTCTCAACCGGAATTCACCCTTTAGCGGCATCTGGGAAAATATCGTCCATACGGAGGGGGATACCCTGCCGGAGGAGACAAAGGTCTTGATGTTGGACTATCTTTTCCCCAAACTGAAGAAACTGGCCCAGGACCAGACGAACAGCCCGTTTGTGTTCTACCTGCCTGAGAAAAAGGCGTTTAAAACGGAAAACCTCCGGCCGGTGCGGTTTTCGCCGGAAAGCCTGGTGCCCTCCTTTGGGATCGGGCACGGGGACGATGGCTGGAAAGTCCGTTGCCACGTACGGGTGGAGGATGAACAGCTCGAAGTGGGGGAAAATGAATGGAAAAACGCCACCCTTTTTCTTCATGATGGGGTCTTTTACAACTGGGAACGCCAGGATGACATCCTCTTAGGAGAATTTTATATGGAGCACGGGACCAAGGTCATCCCCAATGAACAGTGGCCGTCGCTCCTGCAGCAATACATCCTGCCCCTGACCCGGCAATACAAGGTGACGTTTGCACCGGGCCTGGTCAAGGAAATCAAGGACGTTGTACCGGACATCAGGGTCCAGCTCCAGGAAAAGGGAGACTACCTCGTTTTCAATCCCATATTTTCTTACAAAGGTTTTGAAACCAAATCTGGTGATAAGGGTACCATCACCACCGCCCAGGGAGACCAGATCCTGGTCGTCCACCGGGACCTGGAAGCGGAAAACGCGTTTATACAACGATTGTCGGGTCTGCACTCCGGCTTTATCCGCCCGGACGGTTCGAGCCACCTGGTGTTGAAAGGGAGCGAGGTGCTGAAAAACAACTGGTTTTTCCTTTTTATTGATGCGATGAAGGATATGAAGATCCCGGTCACGGGTTTCGAGGTCCTGAGGAATTTCCGGTTCAATACGGCCCGTCCGTCCACGCACATCCACATCTCCAGCGGGGTCGACTGGTTTGACGCCCGCGTGGACATCCAGTTCGGGGACCAGCACATCGGTATCGCCGCGGTCAAGCAGGCCCTGGCCAGCAAACAATCCTTTGTCCAGCTTCCCGACGGTACCCTGGGTATCCTGCCGGAGGAATGGCTCAAGAAATACAGCCTTCTTTTCAAGGTCGGGGAAAACCGGAACGAACGGCTTCGCCTCTCCAAATTCCATTTCAGCGTCATCGACGAGCTCTACGAAAACCGGGACGAAACGGAACTGGTCATACAGTTGGAGGAAAAATATGAGCGACTCCGGGCTTTCCGCCGGATCGAGGAGATCCCCGCACCGGAAACCCTGGCGGGTATCCTGCGGCCCTACCAGGTGTCCGGTTTCCAATGGCTCAATTACCTCCAGGAGGTCGGCTGGGGCGGTATCCTGGCGGACGATATGGGTCTTGGTAAAACTGTCCAGGCGTTGTCCTACCTGTCCCACTTCCACGCCACCCGTGGCCGGCTGAGGGCCGTCGTGGTTTGTCCGACGACCCTGATGTACAACTGGGAAAATGAAATCCGGAAATTCACCCCGGAGCTGACGTACCTGGTCCACCACGGCGGTGCCCGGGCCAAGGACTCTTCGGTCTTCGAACAATACAACATCATCATCACCACCTACGGGACCCTGCGAAGCGACATCAAATGGCTGATCGGGGTTGGGTTCGACTATGCCGTCCTGGATGAATCCCAGGCCATCAAAAACCCGCACTCCAAGGTCGCCAAGGCGGCCTGTCTGCTCTCGGCCCGAAACCGGCTTTGCCTGAGTGGTACCCCCTTGCAGAACAACACGTTCGACATATACGCCCAGATGAACTTCCTAAATCCCGGCATGCTCGGGAGCGTGGAGTTCTTCCGCAACGAATTCGCCACGCCCATCGACAAATTTGGGGAACAGGAACAAAAAGACCACCTCCGCAGGCTGCTCTATCCCTTCCTGCTCCGCCGGACCAAAGAACAGGTCGCCAAGGACCTCCCCGAAAAGACAGAGTCCATCCTGTTCTGCGAGATGCTGGACGAACAGCGGCACATTTACGAGGCGTACCGCAACGACTACCGCGCCAAGATCCTCGGCTCCATCGACGCCCAGGGGATCGACAAGTCCCAGCTGACCATCCTCCAGGGTCTGATGAAGCTCCGCCAGATCTGCGACTCCCCGGCCATCCTGAACGAACCGGAAAAGTACCCCAACGTCTCCGCCAAGCTGGAAGAGCTGGCCCGGGAAATCAGCGAAAACATCTCCAACCACAAGGCCCTGATATTCTCCCAGTTCCTGGGGATGCTCGCCCTCATCAAGGAAAAGCTCAGGGAACTGGAGATCCCGTTCGAGTACTTCGACGGCAGCACCAGCGCCCCCGACCGCGAAAAGGCCATCCAGCGCTTTCAGAACGACGACACCTGCCGCGTCTTCCTGATCTCGCTCAAAGCCGGTGGCGTGGGTCTCAACCTCACCGCCGCGGACTACGTCTACATCGTCGACCCCTGGTGGAACCCCGCCGTCGAACAACAAGCCATCGACCGCACCCACCGCATCGGCCAGACAAAGGCAATCTTCGCCTACCGCATGATCTGCAAAGACTCGATCGAAGACAAGATCCTCCAGCTCCAGGAGCGCAAGCGGCTCCTCGCCAAGGACCTCATCTCCGATGACCAGGGCTTTGTCAAGTCGCTCTCCCGTGCGGATGTGGAGTACCTGTTCTCGTAG
- a CDS encoding 2-phosphosulfolactate phosphatase — MKPSLHTSLSPALLPLYDVSSSIVVIIDVLRATSTIATALYNGARCVIPVDSVAKCIEIGRQIEGITAGERDGKIAEGLEHGNSPFEYPREFIEGKTLVLTTTNGTKLLHMALEKGAQRVITGAFSNLDAVCAYLSKQQQSVVLGCSAWKDRVNIEDTLCAGAIIHRLESAFEINCDSSKIAHTLYQDAKKDLFGFMRKQNASHYHRLSGYGLEEDIRYCLTPNVAGVLPVYNEGKLTSDLTIS; from the coding sequence ATGAAACCCAGTTTGCATACCTCGCTTTCCCCTGCTCTTTTGCCTTTGTATGATGTGAGTTCCAGTATTGTCGTCATCATCGACGTGCTTCGGGCGACGTCCACCATCGCCACCGCCCTTTATAATGGGGCCCGGTGCGTCATACCGGTGGACAGCGTCGCCAAGTGTATAGAGATCGGCCGGCAGATCGAGGGGATCACGGCAGGAGAAAGGGATGGAAAGATCGCGGAGGGGCTCGAACACGGCAACTCGCCCTTTGAGTATCCACGGGAATTTATCGAAGGCAAAACCCTGGTCCTGACGACGACCAATGGCACCAAACTCCTTCACATGGCGCTTGAAAAGGGGGCCCAGCGGGTGATCACCGGCGCTTTTTCCAACCTGGACGCGGTCTGTGCCTACCTCTCCAAACAACAACAGTCCGTGGTGCTGGGTTGTTCCGCCTGGAAGGACCGGGTCAATATAGAGGACACCCTTTGCGCCGGGGCCATCATCCACCGGCTGGAGTCCGCTTTCGAGATCAATTGCGATTCCTCCAAAATAGCGCATACCCTTTATCAGGACGCCAAAAAGGACCTGTTTGGATTCATGCGCAAACAAAACGCTTCCCACTATCACCGCCTGAGCGGGTATGGCCTGGAAGAGGACATTCGTTACTGCCTGACACCCAACGTTGCAGGCGTGCTGCCCGTTTATAATGAAGGCAAGTTGACGAGTGATTTAACAATTTCGTGA
- a CDS encoding SRPBCC family protein translates to MSTIHVTSCIHAPVERIFNLSRSTSLHKAVLRSYKKGTLESRGEGLMNVGDKISFRLSYLGRQRELVTKIDVMEDPKMFVSTLVRGSFRNLRHEHHFKPIENGTLLIDLLEYEPAYGAAGKWADGLLIRSFLKKYLEAKNRLIKQYAEGEKWKVILPEKK, encoded by the coding sequence ATGTCGACCATCCATGTGACCTCATGTATCCACGCACCGGTGGAGAGGATCTTCAATCTTTCCCGGAGCACCAGTTTACACAAGGCTGTACTGCGGTCCTACAAAAAGGGCACCCTGGAAAGCCGGGGAGAGGGCCTGATGAACGTTGGGGATAAAATCAGCTTCCGGCTGAGCTACCTCGGCCGGCAACGGGAGCTGGTGACAAAGATTGACGTGATGGAGGATCCAAAGATGTTTGTCAGTACCTTGGTCCGGGGTTCGTTCCGCAACCTGAGGCACGAACACCATTTCAAACCGATCGAGAACGGGACCCTGCTCATCGACCTGCTGGAATACGAGCCCGCTTATGGCGCGGCGGGCAAGTGGGCGGACGGGTTGCTGATCCGGTCCTTTTTAAAAAAATACCTGGAAGCCAAGAACCGGCTGATCAAACAGTACGCGGAAGGCGAAAAATGGAAGGTGATTCTTCCGGAGAAAAAATGA
- the gcvT gene encoding glycine cleavage system aminomethyltransferase GcvT has translation MKNTPFTARHQALGAKMAPFAGYNMPISYTGINEEHQSVRTNAGVFDVSHMGEFIVKGEGALDLIQRVTSNDASKLGAGQAQYSCMPNEEGGIVDDLLIYCLEPGKTYMIVVNAANIEKDWNWISARNTTGATLQDISDRTALLAIQGPNATKLLQDLTEGDILNLKYYTFVKGTFAGVDNVLISATGYTGAGGVEIYFEGKEENAGRIWDAILAKGIKPVGLGARDTLRLEMGYCLYGNDIDDTTSPLEAGLGWITKFTKDFTARPFLEKQKAEGVGRKLVGFEMVDKGIPRHDYVIADETGKTIGRVTSGTQSPSLQKAVGLGYVDVAHAALDTPIRILVRDKALAAKVVRVPFS, from the coding sequence ATGAAGAATACCCCCTTTACCGCGCGGCACCAGGCTTTGGGCGCGAAAATGGCGCCGTTTGCAGGCTACAACATGCCGATCTCTTATACCGGGATCAATGAAGAACACCAGTCGGTCCGTACGAATGCCGGCGTGTTCGATGTGAGCCACATGGGCGAGTTTATCGTAAAGGGGGAAGGTGCACTCGACCTGATCCAGCGGGTGACCTCGAACGATGCGTCCAAGCTGGGCGCAGGGCAGGCACAATACAGCTGTATGCCAAACGAGGAGGGCGGTATAGTGGATGACCTCCTGATCTATTGCCTGGAACCCGGGAAAACCTATATGATCGTGGTCAACGCGGCCAATATCGAAAAGGACTGGAACTGGATCAGCGCCCGGAATACGACCGGGGCCACGCTCCAGGACATTTCCGACCGGACGGCGCTCCTGGCGATCCAGGGACCCAATGCCACCAAGCTCCTCCAGGACCTGACGGAGGGGGATATACTGAACCTGAAATACTACACTTTTGTCAAGGGAACCTTTGCTGGTGTGGACAATGTGCTGATCAGCGCCACGGGATACACCGGGGCCGGCGGCGTGGAGATTTATTTTGAGGGGAAGGAGGAAAACGCCGGGCGGATTTGGGACGCGATCCTGGCCAAGGGGATCAAACCGGTGGGTCTTGGCGCCCGGGATACGCTCCGGCTGGAAATGGGGTATTGTCTGTACGGGAACGATATAGACGATACGACCTCACCCCTGGAGGCCGGTTTGGGGTGGATCACCAAATTCACAAAAGACTTTACTGCCAGGCCCTTTTTGGAAAAGCAAAAGGCGGAAGGCGTCGGACGCAAACTGGTGGGTTTCGAGATGGTGGATAAGGGGATACCCCGTCACGACTACGTAATCGCCGACGAAACGGGTAAAACGATCGGACGGGTCACCTCCGGTACGCAGTCGCCCTCTCTCCAGAAGGCCGTCGGGCTGGGCTACGTGGACGTGGCGCACGCGGCCCTGGATACCCCGATCCGGATCCTCGTCCGGGACAAGGCGCTCGCGGCAAAAGTGGTGAGGGTTCCCTTCTCGTAG
- a CDS encoding PspC domain-containing protein, which yields MKKVININFQGRVIPIEESAFELLKQYIESLRRYFANEEGREEIINDIQDRIGELFNDYLKGGATCITDEDLGRIIDNMGRPEDFEAAENSFAEQMGANQGAGAGKTGTGAGKTGTGAGTAGMGSTEKTAGGHFTGGQYEPRGRLYRNESDKVLGGVCSGLANYLKIDPVIIRILYVIMVFGSFGAAVLVYFVLWIALPTQAMEANIRKRLFRNPEDRMIGGVCGGIAAYFNIEVWIPRLIFAAPFLLGVVGAIGRVAFWWWHWHDFSYTVFNGFGGSLLLVYIILWAVLPEARTASERLEMRGAKIDLESIRATVQQELQGIKERAVKAGGEFSERAQAMGEELKSTSRRFAKEAAPAARRTGSGVLRAIGMLFKIFFMFIAGIIAFSILASLIAVLFGSVGAYTLSDIFLQGFWAHFFFWATLVLFLGIPVVAIFYWIIRMITGRKADNYIRYVFGSLWFLGFVSAFCLAGMIVRSVRDGNAVTDQASIAQPSHNKMIVRVKNQSFGNDSWNWGVHMDGFMEAGDDNLLHIYDVRLNLGQSPDGDYHVAIRKRSRGNDPEDARSKAEQINYSFQQEDSILYLSRTFTLGQDERYRGQGVYVNLSVPVGKHIFLDESVDRLSEYKVRIWKNKWDNNNVDMDDGDYSNEDWETGVDYIMTKDGLVRADGKKITHDSDDDNNDDGDKPEATEKQEKTEKPEKPDTANPNHEYRYHPAAPQTPKAPAKSKADTAVQASISRRDTGSLPDNDNITSRFYHISCAL from the coding sequence ATGAAAAAAGTGATTAATATAAACTTTCAGGGCCGGGTAATACCGATCGAAGAATCTGCTTTTGAACTTTTGAAGCAGTATATCGAAAGCCTGAGACGCTATTTTGCCAACGAAGAGGGCAGGGAGGAGATCATCAACGACATCCAGGACCGGATCGGGGAATTATTTAATGATTACCTGAAAGGGGGGGCCACCTGTATCACGGACGAAGACCTGGGCAGGATCATCGATAATATGGGCCGGCCGGAGGATTTCGAGGCGGCGGAAAATTCCTTTGCGGAGCAGATGGGGGCGAACCAAGGGGCCGGCGCGGGCAAAACCGGGACTGGCGCGGGCAAAACCGGGACCGGCGCGGGCACGGCGGGCATGGGCTCCACGGAAAAAACGGCCGGTGGCCATTTTACCGGTGGTCAGTATGAACCCCGTGGCCGTTTATACCGCAACGAGTCGGACAAGGTGCTGGGGGGGGTCTGTAGCGGCCTGGCCAACTACCTGAAAATCGACCCGGTGATTATCCGGATCCTCTACGTCATCATGGTTTTCGGAAGTTTCGGGGCGGCGGTCCTGGTCTATTTCGTCCTTTGGATCGCGTTGCCGACGCAAGCCATGGAAGCCAACATCCGCAAGCGTCTTTTTCGTAATCCGGAAGACCGGATGATCGGTGGGGTGTGCGGGGGGATTGCGGCCTATTTCAATATAGAGGTCTGGATCCCGCGGCTGATCTTTGCAGCGCCTTTTTTGCTCGGGGTTGTTGGCGCCATCGGGCGCGTGGCCTTCTGGTGGTGGCACTGGCATGACTTCTCTTATACCGTATTTAACGGGTTTGGTGGTTCCTTGTTATTGGTGTATATCATTCTTTGGGCGGTGTTGCCCGAAGCCCGGACGGCCAGCGAGCGGTTGGAGATGAGGGGTGCGAAGATCGACCTGGAGAGCATCCGGGCCACGGTCCAGCAGGAGTTGCAGGGGATCAAGGAGCGCGCCGTTAAGGCGGGGGGTGAGTTTTCGGAAAGGGCCCAGGCTATGGGAGAAGAACTCAAATCCACCAGCAGGCGTTTCGCGAAGGAAGCGGCGCCGGCCGCGAGGAGAACCGGTTCGGGCGTGTTGCGCGCGATCGGGATGCTTTTCAAGATATTCTTTATGTTCATAGCAGGGATCATTGCTTTTAGCATCCTGGCGAGCCTGATTGCGGTGTTGTTTGGAAGCGTCGGTGCGTATACGCTTTCGGATATTTTCCTGCAGGGTTTTTGGGCGCACTTTTTCTTCTGGGCTACGCTTGTACTTTTCCTTGGTATTCCCGTGGTCGCCATCTTTTATTGGATCATCCGGATGATCACCGGCAGGAAGGCGGACAACTATATCCGGTATGTTTTCGGTTCGCTTTGGTTTTTAGGGTTTGTGAGCGCTTTTTGCCTGGCGGGTATGATCGTCCGGAGCGTGAGGGATGGAAACGCCGTCACGGACCAGGCATCGATCGCGCAGCCATCCCATAACAAGATGATCGTCAGGGTGAAAAACCAATCGTTTGGAAACGACAGCTGGAATTGGGGGGTGCACATGGACGGGTTTATGGAGGCAGGAGACGACAACCTCCTTCATATCTACGACGTGCGGCTAAACCTGGGCCAAAGCCCGGACGGGGACTATCACGTCGCGATCCGGAAACGCAGCAGGGGGAATGACCCGGAGGATGCCCGGAGCAAGGCGGAACAAATCAATTACAGCTTCCAGCAGGAAGACAGTATACTCTACCTGTCCAGGACCTTTACGCTGGGCCAGGACGAGCGTTATCGGGGTCAGGGGGTTTATGTGAATCTTTCGGTCCCGGTGGGCAAGCACATCTTCCTGGACGAGAGCGTGGACCGGCTGAGCGAGTACAAAGTCCGGATCTGGAAAAACAAATGGGACAACAATAACGTGGACATGGACGACGGGGACTACAGCAATGAGGACTGGGAAACGGGGGTAGACTACATCATGACCAAAGACGGGCTGGTTCGGGCCGATGGGAAAAAGATCACCCACGACAGCGACGACGATAACAACGACGACGGCGACAAACCGGAGGCCACCGAAAAGCAGGAGAAGACGGAAAAGCCCGAAAAACCGGATACGGCGAACCCGAACCATGAATACCGGTATCACCCGGCGGCGCCGCAAACGCCAAAAGCCCCGGCAAAATCCAAGGCGGACACGGCTGTCCAGGCCTCCATCAGCCGCAGGGACACCGGATCGCTGCCCGATAACGACAATATTACTTCGCGGTTTTATCATATCAGCTGCGCCCTTTGA
- a CDS encoding PadR family transcriptional regulator, translating into MNIENTQSQMRKGVLEFCILSIIRHGEAYPSDIIEKMKSANLHILEGTLYPLLTRLKNADFLSYRWVESNSGPPRKYFNLTDKGLTFYKELEDTWNELAGAVSALTQLPNNGTEQP; encoded by the coding sequence ATGAACATTGAAAACACGCAGAGCCAGATGAGAAAGGGGGTGCTGGAATTCTGCATTCTCTCCATTATCAGACACGGGGAGGCTTACCCATCTGATATTATCGAGAAAATGAAGTCGGCCAACCTGCACATCCTGGAAGGAACCTTGTATCCATTGCTGACGAGGTTGAAAAATGCAGACTTCCTGAGCTACCGGTGGGTGGAAAGCAATTCGGGGCCTCCCCGCAAATACTTTAACCTGACGGACAAGGGGTTGACCTTTTACAAGGAGCTGGAAGATACCTGGAATGAACTGGCGGGGGCCGTTAGCGCCCTTACTCAATTGCCCAACAACGGTACAGAACAACCATAA
- the dgt gene encoding dGTP triphosphohydrolase has translation MASNLRWEDIFSINRVGQEKLEQGVRSGFQRDFDRLIFSSAFRRLQNKTQVFPLPGSTFVHNRLTHSLEVASVGRSLGKIVGSHIAAEELGLGPDEAEAQEFYRYELSNVIAAACLAHDIGNPAFGHSGEKALSAFFAENAGRQIDGRTLQSYFSPLEWSDLVNFEGNANAFRILTHTFKGKLPGGFGLTYTTLAAILKYPCDSASVGGAAHRKKYGYFQTEHENFLEVVHELHMIPDIPPGEAAPGGAYAPTAPAGAAAHMDGTPTGAAFFRHPFVYLTEAADDICYQVIDVEDAHRLGIVQLDEARTLLLDLMHAIGRPTDNMDRVRKRVDGIGDANEKIAYLRARCINSLTLQAADVFIANSAAILNGTFRSTLIKTINETCHALDAIESLSVDRIYNHESVIQIEIAGYHVMSELLNVFVPPLLKQKPDARDKKMIRLIPDQFLETGDRDTPYHKVRCALDYISGMTDLYATELYRKLKGIDIPIHR, from the coding sequence ATGGCTTCAAATCTTCGCTGGGAGGACATTTTCTCAATAAATCGGGTGGGGCAGGAAAAATTAGAGCAGGGAGTTCGCTCCGGTTTTCAACGAGATTTTGACCGTTTGATCTTTTCTTCCGCGTTTCGCCGTCTTCAGAACAAAACCCAGGTCTTCCCCCTTCCGGGCAGCACCTTTGTCCACAACCGCCTGACCCACTCCCTGGAAGTGGCCAGCGTGGGCCGGTCCCTTGGAAAAATTGTGGGCAGTCACATCGCCGCTGAAGAACTGGGACTGGGTCCCGACGAGGCCGAAGCCCAGGAATTTTACCGCTACGAGCTATCCAACGTCATTGCCGCTGCCTGTCTGGCCCACGACATCGGCAACCCCGCCTTTGGCCATTCCGGCGAAAAGGCGCTGTCCGCCTTTTTTGCCGAAAACGCGGGCCGCCAGATCGATGGGCGGACGCTGCAATCTTATTTTTCCCCCCTCGAATGGTCCGACCTGGTCAATTTCGAGGGCAACGCCAACGCCTTCCGTATCCTGACCCACACGTTCAAGGGCAAACTGCCCGGGGGCTTCGGGCTCACCTATACCACCCTGGCGGCTATCCTTAAATATCCCTGCGATTCCGCTTCCGTCGGCGGCGCGGCTCACCGGAAGAAATATGGATACTTCCAGACGGAGCACGAGAATTTTCTGGAGGTGGTGCACGAGCTGCACATGATCCCGGACATCCCGCCCGGCGAAGCCGCACCCGGCGGCGCCTATGCGCCCACGGCGCCCGCCGGGGCTGCCGCGCACATGGACGGCACACCCACGGGCGCCGCCTTCTTCCGCCACCCCTTCGTCTACCTCACGGAAGCCGCCGACGACATCTGTTACCAGGTGATTGACGTGGAAGACGCGCACCGCCTGGGGATCGTCCAGCTCGACGAGGCACGGACGCTCCTGCTGGACCTGATGCATGCGATCGGGCGTCCCACGGACAATATGGACCGGGTCCGCAAAAGGGTGGACGGGATCGGGGACGCCAACGAAAAAATCGCCTACCTGAGGGCCCGGTGTATCAACTCCCTCACCCTGCAGGCCGCCGACGTTTTTATCGCCAACAGCGCTGCCATCCTGAACGGGACCTTCCGGAGCACACTGATAAAAACCATCAACGAGACCTGTCATGCCCTTGACGCGATCGAAAGCCTGTCTGTCGACCGGATCTACAACCACGAGTCGGTGATCCAGATCGAAATCGCGGGCTACCATGTCATGAGCGAATTGCTAAACGTATTCGTTCCCCCGCTCCTCAAACAAAAACCGGACGCCAGGGACAAAAAAATGATCCGGCTGATACCGGATCAATTCCTGGAAACGGGGGATAGGGATACCCCCTACCATAAAGTTCGTTGTGCCCTTGACTATATCTCCGGGATGACGGACCTATACGCGACCGAGCTCTACCGGAAGCTCAAGGGAATCGACATACCCATTCATCGATAG